A genomic stretch from Candidatus Manganitrophaceae bacterium includes:
- a CDS encoding CBS domain-containing protein has translation MTLSELASREIKSTSPATTILKVAEEMRLWKIGSLFIEENGRYIGIVTDSDLSRKVLTKKIPYDMPARDIMHSPILEIDIEKSMVEANHLMHLNGIRHLAISEEGRIIGLVSVRDIVQHFYSDQNSTLNKMEDIYNPLSVLTRRHIQSISGSASCREAAQKMTGSKIGSLLVSEGRQYSGIVTETDLTRKIIGFNLSASDIPVGAIMNTPIVDIDISRSVLEATEKMALQGIRHLAVREEKEIVGILSIRDLIGMISIRDLPRFSSKKD, from the coding sequence ATGACACTCAGTGAACTGGCCTCTCGGGAGATCAAGTCAACTTCCCCTGCCACGACAATACTCAAGGTCGCAGAGGAAATGCGTCTCTGGAAAATTGGCTCCCTCTTTATCGAGGAAAACGGACGGTATATCGGCATCGTGACAGACAGTGACCTGAGCCGAAAGGTTTTAACAAAAAAAATACCTTATGACATGCCTGCTCGCGACATCATGCACTCACCCATCCTGGAAATTGACATTGAAAAGTCCATGGTCGAAGCAAACCACCTGATGCATTTAAATGGGATCAGACATCTGGCGATTTCGGAAGAAGGCAGAATCATCGGCCTAGTTTCGGTTCGAGACATTGTCCAGCACTTTTATTCTGATCAAAACAGTACTTTGAATAAAATGGAAGATATCTACAATCCACTGTCCGTCCTGACCCGACGGCACATCCAGTCGATCAGTGGATCTGCCTCATGCCGAGAAGCGGCTCAAAAGATGACCGGAAGCAAGATAGGCTCTCTTCTGGTCTCTGAGGGCAGACAGTATAGCGGAATTGTCACCGAAACAGATCTGACACGAAAAATCATCGGATTCAACCTCTCGGCATCGGATATCCCCGTCGGGGCAATCATGAACACGCCGATTGTCGATATCGACATCTCTCGTTCGGTTCTGGAAGCAACAGAGAAGATGGCCCTTCAGGGAATTCGCCATCTTGCCGTCAGAGAGGAAAAAGAAATCGTTGGAATACTCTCTATCCGGGATCTGATTGGAATGATTTCCATCCGGGACCTTCCAAGATTTTCATCTAAAAAAGACTGA